The following are encoded together in the Rhizobium tumorigenes genome:
- the amyA gene encoding alpha-amylase produces the protein MAGRTLMQFFHWYYPDGGRLWNEVAEKAESLANIGVTDVWLPPAYKGAAGGYSVGYDTYDLFDLGEFEQKGTVATKYGDRAALENAAAKLKAQGVGVILDVVLNHKMGADEKESVTVRRVDAEDRTQIEDEAFQALAYTHFTFPGRNGAHSKFIWDMKCFSGVDVVEEPDEKGIFRLVNEYGDGEWNEEVDQENGNFDYLMGANVEFRNNAVYEELKYWGRWVSEQLPLDGFRLDAAKHIPAWFFRDWVRHMRETAGRDLFVVAEYWHPDMEVLKNYLDLVDHQLQVFDVALHHRFHEASKQGGDFDMRTIFDGSLVSSLPQHAVTLVDNHDTQPLQSLEAAVEPWFKPLAYALILLREQGTPCIFYPDLYGASYTDDKDGNERSVDMPAIECLPRLVEARKRFANGGQTDLFDDPNCIGFVRHGTADAPGCVVVLSNGEAGDKTVELGTDHAGGVFVDFLGHRADRIEVGKDGNGQFPTHGGNVSVWVREDRL, from the coding sequence ATGGCCGGTCGCACCTTGATGCAGTTCTTCCACTGGTACTATCCGGACGGGGGCAGGCTTTGGAACGAGGTGGCTGAAAAGGCCGAAAGTCTTGCCAATATCGGTGTGACCGATGTCTGGTTGCCACCAGCCTACAAGGGCGCTGCCGGGGGCTATTCCGTCGGCTATGATACCTACGATCTGTTCGATCTCGGGGAATTCGAGCAGAAGGGCACTGTCGCAACCAAGTACGGCGATCGGGCAGCGCTTGAAAATGCAGCTGCCAAGTTGAAAGCCCAGGGCGTCGGCGTTATTCTCGACGTCGTGCTGAACCATAAGATGGGCGCCGACGAGAAGGAGAGCGTCACGGTGCGCCGCGTCGATGCGGAAGACAGGACGCAGATAGAAGACGAGGCATTCCAGGCGCTGGCCTACACGCACTTCACCTTCCCCGGCCGCAATGGAGCGCACTCCAAGTTCATCTGGGATATGAAGTGCTTCAGTGGCGTCGATGTCGTTGAGGAGCCCGACGAGAAAGGCATCTTCAGGCTCGTCAACGAGTACGGCGACGGAGAATGGAACGAAGAGGTCGACCAGGAAAACGGCAACTTCGACTACCTGATGGGCGCCAATGTCGAATTTCGGAACAACGCGGTCTACGAGGAGCTGAAGTACTGGGGTCGGTGGGTCTCGGAGCAACTGCCGCTCGACGGGTTTCGCCTGGATGCGGCCAAGCATATTCCGGCATGGTTCTTCCGGGACTGGGTGCGGCACATGAGGGAGACAGCTGGCCGCGACCTGTTCGTCGTCGCCGAATACTGGCATCCCGACATGGAAGTCCTGAAAAACTACCTCGACCTCGTTGACCACCAGTTGCAGGTTTTCGACGTGGCACTGCACCACCGCTTCCACGAAGCGTCGAAGCAGGGTGGCGATTTCGACATGCGAACGATCTTCGATGGATCGCTGGTGTCGTCCCTTCCCCAGCACGCCGTCACCCTTGTCGACAACCACGATACGCAGCCGCTGCAATCACTCGAGGCGGCCGTCGAGCCGTGGTTCAAGCCGCTTGCCTACGCGCTCATCCTTCTGCGTGAGCAGGGAACGCCATGCATCTTCTATCCGGACCTCTACGGCGCGAGCTACACGGATGACAAGGATGGAAACGAGCGATCCGTCGACATGCCGGCAATCGAGTGCCTGCCGCGACTGGTGGAAGCGAGGAAGCGCTTTGCCAACGGCGGCCAGACCGATCTTTTCGATGATCCCAACTGCATCGGCTTTGTGCGCCACGGCACCGCCGATGCGCCCGGTTGCGTGGTGGTCCTTTCGAATGGCGAGGCCGGTGATAAAACTGTGGAACTCGGCACCGATCACGCCGGTGGCGTGTTCGTCGACTTCCTCGGCCACCGAGCCGACAGGATAGAAGTCGGGAAAGATGGAAACGGCCAGTTCCCGACTCACGGCGGAAACGTCAGCGTCTGGGTACGGGAAGACAGGCTGTAG